The DNA region CACGCGCGGCCGTCATCGTCGGCCTGATAGCAGGAAACGGTCAGGCCATAATCAACGCCGAGCTTCACGCCTGCCTGGACGATTTGCGCCTTGCTCAGATTCTGCAACGGCGCCTGGATACGGAAGCCATTGCCTTCCACGCCAGCCTTGGTCGCCAGATTGGCCATGCGCTCGAACGACTCGATGAACTCCGGACGGCAATCCGGGTAACCGGAGTAATCCACCGCGTTTACACCAATAAAGATGTCACGCGCGCCAAGCACTTCTGCCCAGCCCAATGCCAGCGACAGGAACACCGTGTTACGCGCTGGCACGTAGGTCACTGGAATGCCTTCGCCCAACGCTTCCGGAATGTCGATGCGGGTGTCGGTCAGGGCCGAGCCGCCCATGCCGTCGAGGTTCAGCCCAATCACCTTGTGCTCAACCACGCCCAGGTCACGGGCGACGCGTGCAGCGGCGTGCAATTCGGCGTGGGAGCGCTGACCGTAGTCGAAGCTCATGGTGTAGCAGGCATAGCCTTCAGCACGGGCCATCGCTACGACGGTGGCCGAGTCCAAGCCACCGGACAGCAGGATTACCGCACGTTTTTCGCTAGTGTTCAGTTGTTCAGTCATATCAGCGCCCCGGCTCATCATTCCATAGATATTTATGCAGCTGCAGTTGCAGGCGCACTGGCAGGTTGTCTGCCACCACCCAATCCGCCAGATCCCTGGCATTGAGGTCATGATGACTTGGGGAGAACAGCACTTCACCCGCACGTCGATCAAGCCCGTACTGGATCAATTTCGATACCGCCCAGTCATAGTCTTCCCGCGAACAGATGACAAACTTCACCTGATCGTTGGGGGTCAGCAATTCGATATTTTCGTAACGGTTGCGATGGGCTTCTTTCGAGCCCGGTGTTTTCAGGTCGACCACACGACTGACGCGCGGATCGACAGCCGAAATATCGAGGGCACCGCTGGTTTCCAGCGAGACCTCGTAACCGGCATCACACAACTGTTTAATTAAAGGAATGGAATTGGGCTGTGCCAACGGCTCACCGCCGGTCACACAGACGTAGCGCGGGCGAAACCCGGCCACTTGCTCGAGGATATCGTCGAGGGTACGCACGGTGCCGCCACTGAAGGCATAGGCGCTGTCGCAGTATTGGCAACGCAATGGGCAACCGGTCAGG from Pseudomonas helmanticensis includes:
- the queE gene encoding 7-carboxy-7-deazaguanine synthase QueE: MQDTLRITEVFYSLQGETRTAGLPTVFVRLTGCPLRCQYCDSAYAFSGGTVRTLDDILEQVAGFRPRYVCVTGGEPLAQPNSIPLIKQLCDAGYEVSLETSGALDISAVDPRVSRVVDLKTPGSKEAHRNRYENIELLTPNDQVKFVICSREDYDWAVSKLIQYGLDRRAGEVLFSPSHHDLNARDLADWVVADNLPVRLQLQLHKYLWNDEPGR
- the queC gene encoding 7-cyano-7-deazaguanine synthase QueC translates to MTEQLNTSEKRAVILLSGGLDSATVVAMARAEGYACYTMSFDYGQRSHAELHAAARVARDLGVVEHKVIGLNLDGMGGSALTDTRIDIPEALGEGIPVTYVPARNTVFLSLALGWAEVLGARDIFIGVNAVDYSGYPDCRPEFIESFERMANLATKAGVEGNGFRIQAPLQNLSKAQIVQAGVKLGVDYGLTVSCYQADDDGRACAKCDSCRLRAEGFAAAGVDDPTPYF